A window of Geothrix edaphica genomic DNA:
GATAGCTGGGCTGTGCGGTGGCAGCGTGGGTGGTCATTCGGCCTCCTCGGACTTGGACTTGCGCCCCCGGCGGACGAGGGTCACCACGAAGGCCAGGGCCGCCAGGATGATCACGGTGGCGCCGACGCTCGTGGTGTTCAGGACGTACTTGCGTCCCGCGGGGTCATAGCTGAAGCAGAACTTCAGGAACTTGTTGATGGTGGGCTGGGCCTCGCCGCGGGCGGCCTCCTGGGCGGCCAGCTGGAGGTCGGCGGGCAGGTAGGTCACCCCGTACATGTACCGCGTCACCTTGCCCTGGGGGCTGATGAAGATGATGGCGGCGGCGTGGACGAAGTCCTCGCCCACCTTCTTGTATTTGAACCCGACGGCATCCGCCAGGGCCCGGGTGGTGGCGCCGGGGCCGGTGAGGAAGCGCCAGGCGGCCGGGGGGAAGGGCCGGGTGAGCTCACCCAGGTAGTTGGTGCGCTTCTGGGTGGCGATCTCGGGTTCATCCCGCTCGTCGAAGCTGACCGTGATGACCTGGAAGTCCTTCCCGGGCTCGGCCTGGGTGCGGTTCAGCACCTCGACCACGCCGTTGAGCTGGGGTGTGCAGATGCCCGCGCAGCGGAAGTAGTTGAGGGTCAGGATGGTGGGCTTGTCGATGAGCTGGCGCAGGGTGACGGGCGTGCCGTCCTCGGCCTTCAGGACCAGGTCCAGGGGCAGGGTGGCGCCGAGCTTCTCGTCGATGCCCACTTCCTGCGGGGTGAAGGAGGGCGTGGCCGGGCCTTGGACGGGCGCGGGGGCGGGGACCGGAGGCGGCTTGGGGGCCTGGGCCTGGGCGGGTGTGCCGAGGAGGGCGGCGGCCAGGGCCAGGGTCAGGGCCAGGGGCGAGAGGGTGGCGCGGATCGGGCGGAGGTTCATGGCCGGGCCTCCGTCCGGGGCTGGGGCTGAGGATGGGGATGGCTCTCGGCGTACTCGCGGCAGAGGAGGTCGACGGCGCGGGCGACGGGGATGCGGTTGGGGATCACCTCGCCGGCGCTGGCGAAGAGCTGCTCCATGGCCGCGAGGGCCTTGGGGTCGCTGGTGCCGTGATCGAAGGCGCCCAGGGACTGCACCACATGGACCAGGGCCATGCGGTCCTTCTTGGAGAGATCGTTGTAGGACACCATGGAGCTGCCCTTGATCCCCTCATTGAGGGTCTTGTAGATGTCCTCGACGCGGGTGCCGTTCTTCCAGCCCGCGTTCAGGGCGAAGTTCCGGGGCTTGGGGGTGAGGCCGGTGCCCCCGGGGCCGTCGCCCTTGCCGTCCGGGCCGTGGCAGGTGGCGCAGGTCTGGGCGTAGATCGCCTTGCCCCGGGCCATGAGGGCGGGATTGGGCGTCATCACCGTCTTGGGATCGATGGGCGGGATGGTCTGGCTGGCCTGGGCGGGGTAGTCCGTGGGATCCAGCCAGCCGGTCTCGCCCTGCACGGCCTTCACGGGAGTCCCGGTGGTGGCCGTGTGGGCCTGGTAGCGCAGGCCGGGCAGCACGGTGAAGCCGAAGAACGCGGCGATGAAGATGAAGCAGATCACCACCAGCAGGGCGGAGAGCAGGCGCTTCAGCTCCTCGGGGGAGAGGTAGTCTTGGATCTTCATAGGCGGAACTCCAGGCCCTCGCGGAGGAAGGGATCGCCGACCGGCATGTCCTCGCCCTTCTGCATGGCGCCGCGGATCCACAGGAGGATCCCGCCCAGGAAGAAGAGGGCGAAGCTGAGCTCGGGCCAGGAGAAGTGGGGACCGGCGCCGAGGACAGGGAAGATGAGCCAGTAGATATCGAGCACGTGGGCCCCGAGCATCAGGTAGGCCACGCGCCGGAGGCGCTTCGGGTCCTTCTTCGAGTCCCGGGTCACCAGGGCGAAGAAGGGCAGGACGAAGTGCAGGCCGGCCAGGAGGATGGTGATGAGGCGCCAGGAACCGGCCAGGCGGACCTTGTACCAGATGACCTCGTCCGGCAGGTTCGCGTACCACATGAGCATGTACTGGGCGAAGCCGATGTAGGACCAGAACACCGTGAACGCGAAGAGGAAGCCGCCCAGGTTGTAGAGGTGGTCGCCCTTCACGCCCTCCAGCCGCCCTTCGTCCTGGAGGTGCAGGACGCAGAGGGCCGTGGCCGCCAGGCCGCTGAGGAAGGCGCCGGCGAAGACGTAGACGCCGAAGATGTCGCTGTACCACTCGGGCGTGAGGCCGGAGAGCCAGTCGAAGGCGATGAGGGTGATCACCAGGGCGAAGATGGCCATGAAGGCCGGCGCGAACTTGCGGGCCCGGAAGTTGAAGGCGGGATCCTTGGTGGTGTCCTGCTTCAGCGAGCCGCCCACCAGCACCCAGAGGCCCAGGAGGCAGAGGGCGAGGCTGATGACCGTGCGCACGGAGAAGAAGGGCAGGCTCAGCCAGAAGGCCTTGCCGGCCAGGAGCGGATGGTGGGCCGCCTCGGGCCGGGCGCCGGGGTAGAGCACCGGCACCGCCGCCAGGGCGATGAGGCCGATGGGGACCGCGGGGATCAGCAGGGTGGCCAGGCGCTCGGGGATGCGCCGCACGGGCACGCTCCACTTGGCGCTGACCAGGTGCTCCAGGGCCACGATGAACAGCGAGCCCAGGCCCAGGGTGAAGAGGAGCACGAACCAGAGGATCCAGTTGGCCCAGAAGCGCTCGGGGCCGGCGGCGGCGTAGGTGCCGAGGACGCCCAGGGCGCCCAGGGCCACGGCGCCCCAGAGCAGGTTGGAGGTGTTCTTGGTCTGGCTCATCGGGTGGCCACCTTCAGGTCCTCGTCCTTGGCGTTCTGGGCACGCTGGAGGGCGCGCACGTAGTGCACCACGGCCCAGCGCTCCGGCTCAGAAAGGTAGGGGGCGTGGGAGGGCATGGAATTCTTCCCGTTCACGATGGCCCAGTAGATCTTGCCGTCCGGGTAGTCCCGGAACTGCTGGGCCTGCAGGTTGGCGGGCTTGGCGCCGTAGGCGGCGGTCAGGCTGCCCACGCCGTTGCCGACGGCGCCGTGGCAGACCTCGCAGCGGTTGGTGTAGACCTTGCGCCCGGTGGCGAAGACCTCCCGGGTGCGGGGCAGGGGGTTCACCAGGCTCGCGGCCTCCTCCTGCGTGCCGGTGGCCGTGGGCAGGTGCCCCCGGGCCACGGTGCCCGCCACGGGCTGCTGCATGCCGTGGCCGTCCTTGAAGAAGGTCGAGGCCTTCTGGGCGTTGAGGCGCGGCTGGTCCTGCATGTACTTCATGGGGGCCAGCAGGGGGAACCACTTGGTGGCGAAGTACATCGCCAGTCCGGCGACCACGCAGGCGGCGAAGATGCCGCCGAGGGCGCGGAGGATGTTGTCGCTGGTGAGGAAGGGGCTGCGGTCCGGCGCGGGCAGGGCCTCGACCTCGATGGCGCCGGCGGCCTGGAGGGCCCTGGCCGCGGCGGCGCTGTCGAAGGCCTCGCTCTCGGCTTCGAGGGCCAGGACGTAGCGGTCCCGCGTGATGCCCTTGATGGACTTGGACGAGAGCACCGGATGGCCGAAGAAGGGCAGCTTGTTCAGGAGGAACAGCATCCCCAGGCCCGCCGTGAAGGTGGCGAAGAGCACCGTCACTTCGAACATGATGGGGATGAAGGCTTCCCAGGAGCCGGCCCCCTTGCCGCCGGTGATGATCGGGTAGTCGATGGCGCTGATCCAGTACTGGAAGCCCAGGGCCGTGATGGCCCCCAGGACGCCCATGACCAGCACCATGCCGCCCAGGGGCGACTTGCGGAGGCCCAGGGCCTCCTCGATGCCGTGGATGGCGTAGGGGGTATAGGCCTCCACGGTGCCCAGCTTGCTGGCGCGCACCTTGGGGATGGCCTTCATCAGGGCATCAGGCGTCTCGAAGACGCCAAGGACGGCGTAGGACGTCTCAGGCATGGTGATCGTCTCCATGGTGAGAGGGCTGCGCGTCCGGCAGGATCGCCTTCACTTCCGTGGTGGCGATGACCGGCAGCACGCGGGCGAAGAGCAGGACCAGGGTGAAGAAGATCCCGAAGGTGCCCAGGAGCACGCCGAAGTCCACCATGGTGGGCTTGTAGATGCGCCAGGCGGAGGGCAGGAAGTCCTGGTGCAGCGAGATCACGATGATCACGAAGCGTTCGAACCACATGCCGATGGTCACGCCGACGGCCACCAGGATCATCCAGAAGTAGCTGGTGCGGGCCTTCCTGAACCAGAGGATCTGGGGGATGAGGATGTTGCAGCTGATGGTGACCCAGCCGGCCCAGCCGTAGGTGCCGGTGATGATGTTCATGAAGCCGTGGTGGAGGAACTCGTTCATGGAGTACCAGGCCGTGAAGCCTTCCATCATGTAGCTGTAGCCCATGATGCAGCTCATGGCGAGAATCACCTTGTTCATCACGTCCAGGTGGCGCATGGTGATGAGGTTCTTGAGCTGCATGGTCTCGCGCACGACCACCAGCACCATCACCACCATGGCGAAGCCGGCGAAGATGGCACCCGCCACGAAGTAGGGCGGGAAGATGGTCATGTGCCAGCCGGGCACCACCGAGGTGGCGAAGTCGAAGCTCACCACCGAGTGCACGGAGAGCACCAGGCCCGTGGCGAGGCCCGCCAGCAGCAGGTAGGCCTTCTCGTAGTGCTGCCAGTGGGTGGCGGCGCCGCGCCAGCCCATGGCCAGCACGGTGTAGATGAGCTTCCGCAGCTTGCTGGTGGTGCGGTCACGCATGGAGGCGATGTCGGGGATGAGACCCAGGTACCAGAACATCAGGGACACGGAGAAGTAGGTGTTCACCGCGAAGACGTCCCAGAGCAGGGGCGACCGGAAGTTGGTCCAGAGCGCACGCTGGTTCGGGTAGGGGAAGAGCCAGTAGGCCAGCCAGGGGCGGCCCACGTGGATGAGGGGGAAGATCACGGCGCAGATGACGGCGAAGATCGTCATGGCCTCGGCGAAGCGCGCGATGGCGTTGCGCCAGCGCTTCCGGAAGAGGAAGAGGATGGCCGAGATCAGCGTGCCGGCGTGGCCGATGCCCACCCAGAACACGAAGTTGATGATGTCGAAGGCCCAAAAGACGGGGCTGGTGTTGCCCCAGGCACCGATGCCGATGTAGAAGGTGTAGCCGATGGAGACGACGCCGACGAGGGCCGCCGTCAGGGTGATGGCCAAGGCGATGTACCACTGCCTGGGAGGCCTGGTCTCGGGGAAGGCCAGCACCTGGTCGTCGAGGCTGCCGGGTGTGACCTTGCCCACGTAGAGCGAGGGTTCAACCAGGCCTTCCGGGATGTCGCCGGCGGACGTGGCGGCATCAAGCTTCATGGTGACCTCCCTCGATGGCGGGATTCTTCAGATCGGCCAGGTAGGTGATGGCGGGCTTGACGCCCAGCTCCTCCAGGACGCGGTAGGCGCGGGTGGCGGCCACCAGCTGGGAAACCTTGCTCTTGGGATCCTTCAGGTCGCCGAACACGATGGCGTCCGAGGGGCAGCCGGCCATGCAGGCCGTGGTGATCTCGCCGTCCAGGATGGCGCGGCCATCGCCCTTGGCGCGGATCTTCACGTCATTGATGCGCTGCACGCAGAAGGAACACTTCTCCATGACGCCGCGGGGACGGACCGTGACCTCGGGGTTGTAGGCCAAGGTCTCCGGCTCGGTCTTGTAGGCGGTGTATTCCAGGAAGTTGAAGCGGCGCACCTTGTAGGGGCAGTTGTTGGCGCAGTAGCGGGTGCCCACGCAGCGGTTGTAGGCCATCTGGTTCAGGCCGTCCGGGCTGTGGTTGGTGGCGTTCACCGGGCAGACGTTCTCGCAGGGCGCGTTGTCGCAGTGCTGGCACAGCATGGGCTGGTGCACGACCTTCGGATTCTCCAGCTCGCCCTCGTAGTAGCGGTCGATGCGGATCCAGTGCATCTCCCGGCCGCGGGCCACCTGCTCGGGACCCACCACCGGCACGTTGTTCTCGGACTGGCAGGCCACCACGCAGGCGGAGCAGCCCGTGCAGGCCGCCAGGTCGATGACCATGCCCCACTTGTGGTCGGGGAACTTCTGGTCCTCGTAGAGGCTCACCAGCTCGGGGATGTGGTGGTGGCCCTGGGGGTTGTGGGCGAACTCGTCCATGGTGAGGGAGCGGACGAGGTCGCGGCCCTCCATGCGGTGGTGGCTCTGGGTGCGGGAGAGCTCCTTCTTTCCGCCGGCCTTGGCCAGGCGGGCGCCCTTGCGCACGTGCGCGGAAGCCGGTTCCAGGCCCAGGAAGGGGAAGGCGTCGACGCCCACGCCCTTGGCCACACCGCCGGTCGTGCGGCCATAGCCGAGGGCCAGGGCCAGCACGCCCTTGGCCTGGCCGGGCTGAATGACCGCGGGCAGCTTGAGGGTGGTGCCGTCCAGGGAGAGGGTCACGAGGTCGCCCTCGTCGATGCCCAGGGCCTTGGCATCCTGCACGGACACGGCCACCGGGTTGTCCCAGGTCATCTTGGTGATGGGATCCGGGGTCTCCTGGAGCCAGCTGTTGTTGGCGTGGCGGCCGTCGTGGGTGGCGAAGCCGGGGAAGAGCACCAGCTCCAGGCCCTCGGCCCTGCTTGCGGCGGCCCGCTTCGCGGCGGCGGCCACGGAGGCGCCCTTGAAGGTGGGCGAAGCAGCCTTGGCCTCGACCTTCACCAGGCCATCGTGGAGAGCCTGCTCGAAGGACGTGCCGAGCGGCAGCTCCTTCTTCCAGCGGGCCTGCAGGTAGGCGTGGTAGCCCTCGGGGGCATTGGCGCCCAGCGACCTGAGGGCACCCAGGAGGATGTCCTCGCCCTGGCGCGTGTCGTAGAGGGTGCCGATGGCGGGCTGCTGGAGCACGGCGGCAGCGGGCGTGCTGAAGTCGCCCCAGCTCTCCAGCCAGTGGTTCTCGGGCAGCAGCAGCTGGCACTGGGCGGCGGTCTCGTCCTCCACCTGGCCGATCCAGGCGCGGAGGGGCACCTTGGCCACGGCGGCCTTCCAGGTGGCGGCCCTGGGGAAGGTGTAGGCGGGGTTCACGTCCCAGAAGATCGCTGCGGCATAGGCGCCAGAGGCCATCTTCTGGGCGGCGGTTTCGAGGTCCTTCACCGTGGCCAGGGGCTCGGCCGGAACGGCGGCGACAGCCTCGGAACCCAGCATGGCGTTCAGCAGGTGGGCGGCCTGGTGGGCCTCGGCGGGCATCTGGGCCCCGCAGAGCACCACGGCGTTGCGGCCCGCGTGCTGCAGATCCTTCACGAGGTTCGACCAGACCTTGGCGGGAATGTCACTCTGCGCCGAAATGGCGGAGAGGTCCGTGCCGGCGGGCAGGGAGACGCCCTTGGCCGCCAGGTCCTTCGCCAGGGCGAAGGCCACGGCGCCGAGGCGCGAGGGCGCCACAGGCACGCGCTGGTCGGCGTTGGTGCCGGTGAGCGTCAGGGGGCCTTCCAGCACCCACAGGCGGTTGATGGGATCGTGGGCGCTCTTCAGGCGGCGCTGGGCGCCCCAGGCGGCCTGGGCCTCTGGCTCCTCGCCGTTGAGGAAGTCCGCGCCCAGGGACAGGATGACCTTGGCCCTGGCCAGCCGGGGCTGGAGGTCCACCGGCTGCCCGAAGCTGGCCTGGGCGGCCTCCTCGGCGGCGTCGCCGGCGGCGGGCTCGTAGGCCAGGTGCTCCAGGGTGGGCAGGGCGGCCTTGAGGTCCGCCAGCAGGGCCTTGCGGCTGGGCGAGACCACGGCTCCGGAGATCAGCAGCACGGGCTTGCCGGCGGCCTTGGCGGCCTTGAGTGAACCGTGAAGCTGGTTTTCGACCTCGGACCATCCGACGATCCGACCCCCCGACTTCGGGCTGCGCAGGCGGTCCGGATCGTAGAGGCGCAGCACGTCGGCCATGGTGCGGGGGCTGGTCTTGCCCTTCACGCCGGGGTGCTCGTCGTTGCCCGTCAGGTGGATGGGACGGCCCTCGCGGGTCTTCACCAGCACGGGGTAGACGCGGCGGCCCTCGTGGGTGGCGCTGGCGTAGTAGTTGGCCACGCCGGGCACCACTTCCACGGGGCGCTTGGTATAGGGCACCACGGTGCCCTGGCCCTTGCGGTCGCAGGCCACGGTGGCCGCCAGCGCCGCGGCGGCGCTCACCAGGCCCAGGAAGTCGCGGCGGGAGACGCCACTCTGGGGCGGCAGGCCGTGGACGTCGTCGTAGTCCGGGCCCGAAGGAACGGCGCCGGGTAGGAACTCATCGTGGGCAGCCTGCTGGGCTGCGGGCGTTTCGAGGCATTCGTCGAGGGTCCGCCAGAAGCGCGGGGTCTCGAGGGGGCCATGTTCGGGAAGTCGTGTCTTCATCGGGTCATCCGCGGCGCTTGATGGCGTGTTCAGGGGGCGTGACGGTGAGGCGGAGCGGCGTGAGCTCCGGAGGAGTCTCCGGCGGCGCCTCCTGGTCCGGCCGGAAGGCGAGGCTCACGGCCTCGCGCCCCAGCAGCAGGGGGCCCGCCACCAGGGCGGCCAGGCGGTCAAGAATCGGCTTGCGGGTCTCGTCGGCCATCGTCCAGCTCTCCCGGTCTAGCGGTGGCAGGCGGCGCAGTTCTCGGCGCCCCGGGTGATCTTGGAGCCGGCGGGCAGCGCGGCGTGGGGATCCCGGTGGCAGGCCAGGCAGTTGCCCATGCGCATGCCCATCTCGCGGGTGACCACCTTCATGGTCTGCACCTCGCCGTGGCAGCTCTGGCAGGTGATGCCCGCGTTCACGTGGGGCCGGTGGTCGAAGAAGACATGGTCGGGCAGGGTGTGGACCCGCTGCCACAGCATGGGCTGGCCGGAGTTGGCGACCTGGGTCAGCTTCTGGATGGCGGGGGTGTCGGTCTTGGTGACCTTGTGGCAGCCCATGCAGAGATCCACGCTCGGAATGCCCGCCACCCGGGACTTGTCCACGCCGGAGTGGCAGTACTGGCACTGCATGCGGAGCGTGCCGGCGTGCAGCTCGTGGGAGAAGGGGATGGGCTGCTCGGGGGCGTAGCCCTTGGCGAAGCGGTCGGGCTGCGTGAACCAGCCCACGGAGAGAACCGTGAGCAGAACCGCCACGGCTCCGGCCGGCAGGACGAAGCGGAACGCCTGGTCGAATCGGTGCATGCACAACCCCATGGAAAGCGCGGTCTCACGAAGGAGCGGGAAGGCCATCGGGAAACGGTGGTACGGGTGACGCGGGTCGGGTCTGGAGGGTGCGGATCGCCGGAGATTCTGGCACGCGCCGAGATCCGGGGAAGGGTTTTCCCCGAAATCCGGCGCCTCCGCCCGGGAGTGTCGGTGAGATGTTGTCCAAATCAATAAGTGGGCAGCATCTGGAACCAGGGGCTGGGCCCGCTGGGGCGACATTCTGATGAGTTGTGTCGCAGGTCACGATCATAGATCAATGGACCTGTATTGTTTACCTATTTTTTCTGAGGAAGTTGCAGACATTAAGAGGATTTTAGGGTGTTCTATCTTGACCAGCCTGGAGGGGGCGATTTCCTCCAGGGCCGGTGCTGACGGCTCCTGCCCGCGGCCCCCGATGGCGGCGGGGCAGGCGGGGGGCCGAGATTCCTCCCCAGAACCTCGTCTTTGCCAGTGATTTCGGGGATCTCCGACGGATCCCGGCCTATCTGGGCAGGCCCATCCAGGGCCAGAGGAGGCCGAGCTGGAGGAACAGGTCGCCCATCCGCTCCACCGGCAGGCCCATGACGGTGGAGAAGCTGCCCTCCACCCCCTCGATGAAGAGGGCCCCGATGCCCTGGATGGCGTACGAGCCCGCCTTGTCCATGGGCTCGCGGGTGGCGATGTACCAGCGGATCTGGGCCTCCGTCAGGGGCCGGAAGACCACCTGGGCCGTGTCCACGAAGCTGTGGGTGTCGTCGTTCCGCTGGAGGCAGAAGCCGGTGTGCACCTGGTGGGCCCGGTCCTGGATCAGGGTCAGCATCCTGACGGCATCCTCCACATCCACGGGCTTGTTCAGGGTGTGGTGGTCCACGGCCACGGTGGTGTCGGCGGCCATGACCCAGCGGTCGGGGTTGCGGCGGGCCACCACCTCGGCCTTCAGCTCCGCCAGGCGCAACACCAGGTCGCCGGGTTCCTCGTCCAGCAGGGGCGTTTCATCGACTTCGGGAACCTGGATCTCGAAGGGGATGCGCATGGCCTCCAGCCAATG
This region includes:
- a CDS encoding SCO family protein, whose protein sequence is MNLRPIRATLSPLALTLALAAALLGTPAQAQAPKPPPVPAPAPVQGPATPSFTPQEVGIDEKLGATLPLDLVLKAEDGTPVTLRQLIDKPTILTLNYFRCAGICTPQLNGVVEVLNRTQAEPGKDFQVITVSFDERDEPEIATQKRTNYLGELTRPFPPAAWRFLTGPGATTRALADAVGFKYKKVGEDFVHAAAIIFISPQGKVTRYMYGVTYLPADLQLAAQEAARGEAQPTINKFLKFCFSYDPAGRKYVLNTTSVGATVIILAALAFVVTLVRRGRKSKSEEAE
- the nrfD gene encoding NrfD/PsrC family molybdoenzyme membrane anchor subunit; this translates as MKLDAATSAGDIPEGLVEPSLYVGKVTPGSLDDQVLAFPETRPPRQWYIALAITLTAALVGVVSIGYTFYIGIGAWGNTSPVFWAFDIINFVFWVGIGHAGTLISAILFLFRKRWRNAIARFAEAMTIFAVICAVIFPLIHVGRPWLAYWLFPYPNQRALWTNFRSPLLWDVFAVNTYFSVSLMFWYLGLIPDIASMRDRTTSKLRKLIYTVLAMGWRGAATHWQHYEKAYLLLAGLATGLVLSVHSVVSFDFATSVVPGWHMTIFPPYFVAGAIFAGFAMVVMVLVVVRETMQLKNLITMRHLDVMNKVILAMSCIMGYSYMMEGFTAWYSMNEFLHHGFMNIITGTYGWAGWVTISCNILIPQILWFRKARTSYFWMILVAVGVTIGMWFERFVIIVISLHQDFLPSAWRIYKPTMVDFGVLLGTFGIFFTLVLLFARVLPVIATTEVKAILPDAQPSHHGDDHHA
- a CDS encoding Maf family protein codes for the protein MTETQPGLPAMPQQPLILASSSPRRRHWLEAMRIPFEIQVPEVDETPLLDEEPGDLVLRLAELKAEVVARRNPDRWVMAADTTVAVDHHTLNKPVDVEDAVRMLTLIQDRAHQVHTGFCLQRNDDTHSFVDTAQVVFRPLTEAQIRWYIATREPMDKAGSYAIQGIGALFIEGVEGSFSTVMGLPVERMGDLFLQLGLLWPWMGLPR
- a CDS encoding TAT-variant-translocated molybdopterin oxidoreductase; translated protein: MKTRLPEHGPLETPRFWRTLDECLETPAAQQAAHDEFLPGAVPSGPDYDDVHGLPPQSGVSRRDFLGLVSAAAALAATVACDRKGQGTVVPYTKRPVEVVPGVANYYASATHEGRRVYPVLVKTREGRPIHLTGNDEHPGVKGKTSPRTMADVLRLYDPDRLRSPKSGGRIVGWSEVENQLHGSLKAAKAAGKPVLLISGAVVSPSRKALLADLKAALPTLEHLAYEPAAGDAAEEAAQASFGQPVDLQPRLARAKVILSLGADFLNGEEPEAQAAWGAQRRLKSAHDPINRLWVLEGPLTLTGTNADQRVPVAPSRLGAVAFALAKDLAAKGVSLPAGTDLSAISAQSDIPAKVWSNLVKDLQHAGRNAVVLCGAQMPAEAHQAAHLLNAMLGSEAVAAVPAEPLATVKDLETAAQKMASGAYAAAIFWDVNPAYTFPRAATWKAAVAKVPLRAWIGQVEDETAAQCQLLLPENHWLESWGDFSTPAAAVLQQPAIGTLYDTRQGEDILLGALRSLGANAPEGYHAYLQARWKKELPLGTSFEQALHDGLVKVEAKAASPTFKGASVAAAAKRAAASRAEGLELVLFPGFATHDGRHANNSWLQETPDPITKMTWDNPVAVSVQDAKALGIDEGDLVTLSLDGTTLKLPAVIQPGQAKGVLALALGYGRTTGGVAKGVGVDAFPFLGLEPASAHVRKGARLAKAGGKKELSRTQSHHRMEGRDLVRSLTMDEFAHNPQGHHHIPELVSLYEDQKFPDHKWGMVIDLAACTGCSACVVACQSENNVPVVGPEQVARGREMHWIRIDRYYEGELENPKVVHQPMLCQHCDNAPCENVCPVNATNHSPDGLNQMAYNRCVGTRYCANNCPYKVRRFNFLEYTAYKTEPETLAYNPEVTVRPRGVMEKCSFCVQRINDVKIRAKGDGRAILDGEITTACMAGCPSDAIVFGDLKDPKSKVSQLVAATRAYRVLEELGVKPAITYLADLKNPAIEGGHHEA
- a CDS encoding c-type cytochrome, translating into MKIQDYLSPEELKRLLSALLVVICFIFIAAFFGFTVLPGLRYQAHTATTGTPVKAVQGETGWLDPTDYPAQASQTIPPIDPKTVMTPNPALMARGKAIYAQTCATCHGPDGKGDGPGGTGLTPKPRNFALNAGWKNGTRVEDIYKTLNEGIKGSSMVSYNDLSKKDRMALVHVVQSLGAFDHGTSDPKALAAMEQLFASAGEVIPNRIPVARAVDLLCREYAESHPHPQPQPRTEARP
- a CDS encoding quinol:electron acceptor oxidoreductase subunit ActD produces the protein MPETSYAVLGVFETPDALMKAIPKVRASKLGTVEAYTPYAIHGIEEALGLRKSPLGGMVLVMGVLGAITALGFQYWISAIDYPIITGGKGAGSWEAFIPIMFEVTVLFATFTAGLGMLFLLNKLPFFGHPVLSSKSIKGITRDRYVLALEAESEAFDSAAAARALQAAGAIEVEALPAPDRSPFLTSDNILRALGGIFAACVVAGLAMYFATKWFPLLAPMKYMQDQPRLNAQKASTFFKDGHGMQQPVAGTVARGHLPTATGTQEEAASLVNPLPRTREVFATGRKVYTNRCEVCHGAVGNGVGSLTAAYGAKPANLQAQQFRDYPDGKIYWAIVNGKNSMPSHAPYLSEPERWAVVHYVRALQRAQNAKDEDLKVATR
- a CDS encoding cytochrome c3 family protein, producing MHRFDQAFRFVLPAGAVAVLLTVLSVGWFTQPDRFAKGYAPEQPIPFSHELHAGTLRMQCQYCHSGVDKSRVAGIPSVDLCMGCHKVTKTDTPAIQKLTQVANSGQPMLWQRVHTLPDHVFFDHRPHVNAGITCQSCHGEVQTMKVVTREMGMRMGNCLACHRDPHAALPAGSKITRGAENCAACHR